A window of the Mannheimia granulomatis genome harbors these coding sequences:
- a CDS encoding DedA family protein produces the protein METLIEFFSSYGYWAVFLVLLACGFGLPIPEDITLVSGGVISGLGYTNVHWMLVVSMLGVLIGDSTMYWLGRIYGEKILKFPLIRRVATPERFATVQERFEKQGWKLLFMARFLPGLRAVVYLVSGITRKVSFAKFLFVDFIAAIISVPIWVYLGDYGASNIDWLKEQVTNGQHIIFAILGIVILFLGWKWYKSKKVKSA, from the coding sequence ATGGAAACGTTAATTGAATTTTTTAGTAGTTACGGCTATTGGGCTGTATTTCTTGTTCTACTTGCCTGTGGATTTGGGCTTCCCATTCCTGAAGATATTACGTTAGTGTCCGGCGGCGTTATTTCGGGACTAGGTTATACCAATGTACATTGGATGCTTGTAGTGAGTATGCTTGGTGTATTGATAGGTGATAGTACAATGTACTGGTTGGGTAGAATTTATGGTGAAAAAATTCTTAAGTTTCCATTAATTAGACGGGTCGCAACGCCTGAGCGTTTTGCAACGGTACAAGAACGTTTCGAAAAACAAGGCTGGAAATTACTTTTCATGGCGCGTTTCCTACCGGGATTGCGTGCGGTAGTCTATCTGGTTTCTGGCATTACCAGAAAGGTGAGTTTTGCTAAATTTTTATTCGTTGATTTTATTGCTGCGATTATTTCTGTGCCCATTTGGGTTTATTTAGGTGATTATGGTGCCTCTAATATTGATTGGCTGAAAGAACAAGTTACAAACGGTCAACACATTATTTTTGCGATTTTAGGTATTGTTATCTTATTCCTAGGTTGGAAATGGTATAAAAGCAAGAAAGTGAAGTCAGCATAA
- the menE gene encoding o-succinylbenzoate--CoA ligase: MVADCSFFPTSFWATHTAQKIAIIWEKDQSGYFSCLPSQLSWAKLHQLLQQVSVFFQQKGITPQSLVAYSGTHRLCGLLTYCATLAMGAKILMLNPALSDFQRQTILEDNGVDILICENDFVNFSAKMTACYPFPKLHIQQAATLTLTSGSIGKPKAVVHSISAHLASAEGVCKLMGFEKQHSWHLSLPLFHVSGQGIIWRWLLKGATLYLTENKANFFKILEKVTHSSLVPTQLQRYLNQLTKPTSLQCLLGGTHIPAELLEKAQQYGITTFASYGMTEMASTICAVKNESDNVGFPLKYREVKLENNEIWVKGESLALGYWQKNHTIRPLVNAQGWFQTKDKGVCNAQKQLVIKGRLDNMFISGGENIQPEEIELVIFHSQLVEQVFILPIPDKEFGQRPVAVLQFKNPDFSQELNKLKIWLSDKLEKFKHPIAYYLLDIEKYQKQGTIKISRTELQKDLNNKIIKEIHV, translated from the coding sequence ATGGTCGCTGATTGTTCTTTTTTTCCGACTTCCTTTTGGGCTACTCATACAGCTCAGAAGATCGCTATTATCTGGGAAAAAGATCAATCAGGCTATTTTTCATGCCTCCCATCTCAATTAAGTTGGGCTAAATTACATCAATTACTTCAACAAGTTTCAGTATTTTTTCAACAAAAAGGGATAACCCCCCAAAGTTTGGTCGCCTATAGCGGAACTCATCGCTTATGTGGTCTTTTAACCTACTGTGCAACATTGGCAATGGGAGCAAAGATTTTAATGTTAAATCCAGCTCTATCCGATTTCCAACGGCAAACTATCTTAGAAGATAATGGGGTTGACATACTCATTTGTGAGAATGATTTTGTAAATTTTTCTGCAAAAATGACCGCTTGTTATCCTTTCCCTAAACTTCACATTCAGCAAGCAGCCACCTTGACATTAACTTCGGGTTCTATAGGTAAACCTAAGGCGGTCGTTCACTCTATTTCCGCTCATTTAGCCAGTGCTGAAGGTGTCTGTAAATTAATGGGGTTTGAAAAACAACATAGCTGGCATCTCAGCTTGCCACTCTTTCACGTATCAGGACAGGGGATTATCTGGCGTTGGTTACTAAAAGGTGCCACCCTTTATCTGACTGAAAATAAAGCCAACTTTTTTAAGATACTTGAAAAAGTCACTCATAGTTCGCTCGTACCGACTCAATTACAGCGTTACCTTAACCAACTAACAAAACCGACTTCTCTACAATGTTTACTTGGCGGAACGCATATTCCGGCAGAATTGTTGGAAAAAGCACAACAGTATGGTATTACCACCTTTGCCAGCTATGGTATGACGGAAATGGCCTCTACCATTTGTGCAGTGAAAAATGAATCGGATAATGTAGGTTTTCCACTGAAATATCGAGAAGTAAAATTAGAAAATAATGAAATTTGGGTAAAAGGCGAAAGCTTAGCATTAGGTTATTGGCAAAAAAATCACACAATTCGACCGCTTGTTAATGCGCAAGGCTGGTTTCAAACCAAAGATAAAGGGGTATGCAACGCACAGAAACAGCTTGTAATAAAGGGGCGATTAGATAATATGTTTATCTCCGGAGGAGAGAATATCCAACCGGAAGAAATTGAACTGGTGATTTTTCACTCTCAACTAGTAGAACAAGTTTTTATTTTACCTATCCCGGATAAAGAATTTGGTCAGCGTCCTGTTGCTGTATTGCAATTTAAAAATCCGGATTTTTCACAGGAACTTAACAAATTGAAAATTTGGCTGTCTGATAAATTGGAAAAATTCAAACATCCGATTGCCTACTATCTGCTAGATATTGAAAAATATCAAAAACAAGGCACAATCAAAATCTCCAGAACGGAGTTACAAAAAGATTTAAACAATAAAATAATAAAGGAAATCCATGTTTAA
- the cmoA gene encoding carboxy-S-adenosyl-L-methionine synthase CmoA, whose translation MQKDTLFSAPIEKLGDFTFDESVAEVFPDMIQRSVPGYSNIITAIGMLAERFVTDSSNVYDLGCSRGAGILSIRRNLKAKDVQIIGVDNSQPMVERCKAHLNAYHSDIPVEILLDDIREIEIKNASMVVLNFTLQFLPRVDRLKLLKKIYHGLNSNGVLVLSEKFTFDSEIMNELLIDLHHTFKRANGYSELEVSQKRNALENVMLTDSIETHKARLKEAGFEQVELWFQCFNFGSMIAIKA comes from the coding sequence ATGCAAAAAGATACGTTATTTTCAGCACCTATTGAAAAATTAGGGGATTTTACCTTTGATGAGTCGGTTGCTGAAGTTTTCCCCGATATGATTCAACGCTCTGTACCGGGGTATTCGAATATCATCACCGCAATCGGAATGTTGGCCGAGCGTTTTGTAACTGATTCCTCAAATGTCTATGATTTAGGTTGTTCTAGAGGTGCTGGAATTTTATCTATTCGGCGTAATCTAAAAGCGAAAGATGTCCAAATTATCGGTGTGGATAATTCACAACCAATGGTTGAGCGTTGTAAAGCTCATTTAAATGCCTATCACTCAGATATCCCTGTTGAGATTTTATTGGATGATATTCGCGAAATTGAGATCAAAAATGCTTCTATGGTTGTGCTGAATTTCACCTTACAATTTCTGCCACGAGTAGATAGGCTTAAATTATTGAAAAAAATTTATCATGGGCTGAACTCAAATGGTGTGTTGGTATTATCTGAAAAGTTTACCTTTGACAGTGAGATCATGAATGAATTATTAATTGATTTACACCATACCTTTAAAAGGGCAAATGGGTATAGTGAATTAGAAGTCAGTCAAAAACGTAATGCGTTAGAAAACGTAATGTTAACAGATAGTATTGAAACTCATAAAGCTCGTTTGAAAGAAGCTGGATTTGAGCAAGTGGAGTTATGGTTTCAATGTTTTAACTTCGGCTCAATGATTGCAATCAAAGCTTAA
- the mepA gene encoding penicillin-insensitive murein endopeptidase: MKLVKTLFISSIAMVATAAHATQWEKIKAPVQGNAQSIGGYSNGCIIGAQPLALKGEGYQVIRSLKNRYYGHPQLLDYLTKLAKKTKAAGVPTILIGDMGMPAGGRFASGHASHQTGLDADIWLKFGPMDDKTAQNPAGLATIMVNRTTERVDDNLWNQHHTNLIKLAATDSRVDRIFVNPAIKVKLCQTAGNDREWLRKIRPWYGHDSHFHIRLSCPADAPSCENQSPVPAGDGCGEELYSWFEPKTDTGTPRSKVLPTPPVQCQMILSENGLN, from the coding sequence ATGAAATTAGTTAAAACTCTCTTTATTTCAAGCATCGCTATGGTCGCAACCGCAGCCCATGCCACACAATGGGAAAAAATAAAAGCCCCTGTGCAAGGTAATGCACAATCTATTGGTGGATACAGCAACGGTTGCATTATCGGTGCACAGCCCCTTGCCTTAAAAGGCGAGGGTTATCAAGTGATCCGCTCACTTAAAAATCGTTATTACGGGCATCCCCAACTATTAGATTACTTAACGAAATTAGCCAAAAAAACCAAAGCTGCCGGCGTGCCAACTATTCTAATTGGTGATATGGGAATGCCCGCTGGCGGACGCTTTGCATCTGGTCATGCCTCTCACCAAACCGGCTTAGATGCAGATATCTGGCTAAAATTCGGACCAATGGACGATAAAACCGCTCAAAACCCAGCAGGGCTTGCGACCATTATGGTGAATCGTACTACCGAACGAGTGGATGACAATTTATGGAATCAACACCACACTAATTTGATTAAACTTGCAGCTACAGACAGCCGTGTAGATCGTATTTTTGTCAACCCGGCTATCAAAGTCAAACTTTGTCAAACAGCCGGTAATGATCGCGAATGGTTACGTAAAATCCGCCCTTGGTATGGACATGACTCCCACTTTCATATTCGTTTAAGCTGTCCGGCTGATGCCCCAAGCTGCGAAAACCAATCACCTGTGCCGGCTGGCGACGGTTGTGGCGAGGAGCTTTATTCTTGGTTTGAGCCGAAAACCGACACTGGCACACCGAGATCAAAAGTGCTGCCAACGCCACCGGTTCAATGCCAGATGATTTTATCTGAAAACGGTTTAAACTAA
- the purR gene encoding HTH-type transcriptional repressor PurR, with amino-acid sequence MATIKDVAKQAGVSTTTVSHVINKTRFVAEETTKAVWNAIKELNYSPSAVARSLKINTTKSIGMIITTSESPFFAEIVLAVEEYCYRKGYSLFLCNTQNDPEKIQNHLDMLIKKRVDGILVMCSEYTNNSFDIFENTNIPMVIMDWGMSDERSDLILDHGFDGGYLATQHLIENGHKEIAVITGNLNKEIARTRFDGFKKALSDAGLALRDEWVLEGDFEPEGGYECMNNLLKSGQTLPTAVFCFNDVMALGAISAITESGLSVPQDISVIGYDNIHSSRFYAPPLTTVHQSKSRLGSAALELLLARIEDNEKAKEPKVLEFFPELVKRSSVRDLTIIKE; translated from the coding sequence ATGGCAACGATAAAAGATGTTGCGAAACAGGCAGGCGTATCAACTACTACCGTTTCACATGTTATTAATAAAACCCGCTTTGTAGCAGAAGAGACAACTAAAGCGGTATGGAATGCAATTAAAGAACTTAATTATTCCCCAAGTGCAGTAGCGCGCAGTTTAAAAATTAATACCACCAAGTCGATTGGTATGATCATTACAACCAGCGAATCGCCTTTTTTTGCTGAGATTGTTCTAGCAGTAGAGGAGTATTGCTACCGAAAAGGTTACTCCCTATTTTTATGTAATACTCAAAATGATCCTGAGAAAATCCAAAATCATTTGGATATGCTTATTAAAAAACGGGTAGATGGTATCTTGGTTATGTGTTCTGAATACACCAATAATTCGTTCGACATTTTCGAAAATACCAATATTCCGATGGTTATTATGGATTGGGGAATGAGTGATGAGCGTAGTGATTTAATTTTAGATCACGGCTTTGATGGCGGCTATTTAGCAACACAACATTTGATTGAAAATGGGCATAAAGAGATTGCGGTAATTACCGGAAATTTAAATAAAGAAATTGCTCGAACTCGTTTTGACGGATTTAAAAAAGCGCTATCGGATGCCGGGTTAGCTCTTCGTGATGAATGGGTTTTAGAAGGCGATTTTGAACCGGAAGGCGGTTATGAGTGCATGAATAATTTGCTGAAAAGTGGTCAAACCTTACCAACGGCAGTATTCTGTTTTAATGATGTGATGGCATTAGGGGCAATTTCTGCAATTACCGAAAGCGGATTAAGTGTACCACAGGATATTTCTGTGATCGGATATGATAATATCCATAGTTCACGCTTTTACGCACCACCACTAACCACGGTACATCAATCAAAATCCCGCTTGGGATCAGCTGCTTTGGAATTACTCTTGGCAAGAATAGAAGATAATGAGAAAGCCAAAGAACCAAAAGTCTTAGAGTTCTTTCCGGAATTAGTAAAACGCAGCTCAGTTAGAGATTTAACAATAATTAAGGAGTAA
- the mscK gene encoding mechanosensitive channel MscK, with protein sequence MFKHILKTLFISLGLMLHVNNSYALSEIPTEKVIKQQLDSAKKLDQTDANNKALVQTLEETLSLLSQIEKQKAENEALKQSIQESQKSLKNSRANLEKLKVEVIPAIETLDQKSTTDLQKELTATQSKLEVVQHDLSVINNNLVIQNTAPDKAQSTLTESVKRKQVINTLLASSSISSEERNKLETELELIELKSSYSQILLNGNENLSALYSAQLDEKRQAQQNLQAEITNLQSAIDNKIVEESKNKVEQAQAVQDQQNNATANPILLRELDTNTRVSQELLKQTKDMSQLSQDNLRIKSILDNLQQTQRNIEEQISSLQGTLVLSRIINKQKQALPQDELISGLSKQIADLRVRVFDITEFKDSFADPAAYIATLEKDEKITFTAKEKEQLTKVLQERSDTLSEMIKSLNNQLNLLINIELNQQQVKTISDTLQQKLQQQSFWVRSNSPMDLEWFSKFVDIAGYQFNDISKKLNFSNWRDNLLPAGVLVTFLLCLAAFIQRQKNNIKRKLTQINSQLKTVATDSQWNTPIAIFWTLVLCLPSTLMFLACFIAITYISFQNPVEIWPWGLKMAVYWLYFAFMVAMLRPNGIGYVHFNMPQKSNEIFHNILKRSVWLIALLLNTSIFTNLEMGVAYDVIGQIMTIFTLILMIWMIVPAFRQAISTYENVTTGETKSSPNLLLTTVKVVLLIAPIILIILIVLGYYYTALVIIEHLVDSYFAIITWIIFRNILYRVFSISSRRLAYRRLQEKREAAKARAEQNNENSSEIEIPFELRDDSIAVSDVKNQMIKLIDFVLWVGLFLLLYWVWSDLVTVALYLDGITLWQQSVITQSGTIMESITLLNLLTAIIIIVVSVVLVRTLGGVLETLIFSHIKLSQGTPYTITTLLTYVIIALGAIFAFATLGMSWTKLQWLFTALSVGLGFGMQEIFANFVSGIIILFERPVRIGDTITIGTFSGKVSKIRIRATTLVDFDGKEVIVPNKAFVTERLVNWALSSTATRVIVKVGVGYGSDLELVKRLLLKVAEDNPKVLKDPAPRAFFLNFGASTLDHELRVYVNELADRTSTVDALNSEIHRVFNEHDIEIAFNQLDIFIKNNDTQDELKIDSKRFEFNTTDNTKHKEKE encoded by the coding sequence ATGTTTAAACACATTTTAAAAACACTTTTCATCAGTTTAGGGCTAATGTTGCATGTCAATAATAGCTATGCTCTATCTGAAATTCCTACGGAAAAAGTAATAAAACAGCAGCTAGATAGCGCGAAAAAACTAGACCAAACCGATGCAAATAATAAAGCATTGGTACAAACCCTTGAAGAAACGCTATCACTTTTATCTCAAATAGAAAAACAAAAAGCAGAAAATGAGGCGCTAAAACAATCTATTCAGGAATCTCAAAAGTCACTGAAAAACAGCCGTGCTAATCTTGAAAAATTAAAAGTTGAGGTAATTCCTGCCATTGAAACCTTAGACCAAAAATCAACGACTGATTTGCAAAAAGAGTTGACTGCTACTCAATCTAAATTAGAGGTGGTACAACACGACTTAAGCGTTATTAATAATAACTTGGTTATTCAAAATACTGCACCGGATAAAGCACAATCGACTTTAACTGAAAGTGTTAAACGTAAACAGGTAATCAATACTCTACTCGCTTCCAGCTCAATAAGTAGCGAGGAGAGAAACAAATTGGAAACCGAGCTAGAATTAATTGAGCTAAAAAGTAGCTATAGCCAAATTTTGTTAAATGGTAACGAAAATTTATCTGCTCTCTATTCAGCCCAATTAGATGAAAAAAGGCAAGCTCAGCAAAATCTACAAGCTGAAATTACCAACTTACAGAGTGCTATTGATAACAAAATTGTTGAAGAATCCAAAAATAAAGTTGAACAAGCTCAAGCGGTTCAAGATCAACAAAATAATGCGACTGCAAACCCAATTCTTTTGCGTGAGCTAGACACCAACACACGTGTCAGCCAAGAGCTACTCAAACAAACAAAAGATATGAGTCAATTGTCGCAAGATAATTTACGTATTAAAAGTATTCTAGATAATTTACAACAAACTCAACGTAATATTGAAGAACAAATCAGCTCGCTTCAAGGTACACTTGTGCTTTCTCGTATCATCAATAAACAAAAACAAGCCCTACCTCAAGATGAGCTGATTTCCGGCTTATCTAAACAAATTGCTGATTTACGTGTACGAGTTTTCGATATTACAGAGTTTAAGGACTCTTTTGCTGACCCGGCCGCTTATATTGCCACCTTGGAAAAAGATGAGAAGATAACTTTCACTGCTAAAGAAAAAGAGCAACTGACAAAAGTCTTACAAGAGCGTTCCGACACTTTGTCAGAAATGATCAAGTCATTAAATAACCAGCTTAATTTATTAATTAATATTGAATTAAACCAGCAACAAGTTAAAACCATCAGTGATACTTTGCAGCAAAAACTACAGCAACAAAGTTTCTGGGTGAGAAGCAACAGCCCGATGGATTTGGAATGGTTTAGCAAATTTGTAGATATCGCAGGCTATCAATTTAATGATATTAGCAAAAAACTTAATTTCTCAAATTGGCGGGATAATCTGTTACCTGCCGGTGTGCTAGTTACTTTCTTATTGTGTTTGGCAGCCTTTATTCAACGCCAGAAAAATAATATTAAACGAAAGTTAACCCAAATTAATAGCCAACTTAAAACCGTTGCAACCGATAGTCAATGGAATACACCCATTGCGATTTTTTGGACTTTGGTACTTTGCCTACCGAGTACTTTAATGTTCTTGGCTTGCTTTATTGCTATAACCTATATTTCATTCCAAAACCCAGTGGAAATTTGGCCTTGGGGATTAAAAATGGCGGTTTACTGGCTTTATTTTGCTTTTATGGTCGCTATGTTACGCCCTAATGGTATCGGCTATGTTCATTTTAATATGCCACAAAAAAGTAATGAAATATTCCATAACATCTTAAAACGTTCTGTATGGTTGATTGCCCTACTGTTAAACACCTCAATCTTCACTAACTTAGAGATGGGGGTAGCTTATGATGTGATCGGGCAAATCATGACGATTTTTACCCTTATTTTAATGATTTGGATGATTGTTCCTGCCTTTAGGCAAGCAATCTCAACCTATGAAAATGTAACAACAGGGGAAACCAAAAGTTCGCCGAATCTTCTGCTAACCACAGTTAAAGTAGTCTTGCTAATTGCACCAATCATTCTGATTATTTTAATTGTACTGGGATATTACTATACTGCTTTAGTGATTATAGAGCATTTAGTTGACTCCTATTTTGCAATTATTACTTGGATTATTTTCCGTAATATTTTATACCGCGTATTTTCCATTTCGTCACGCCGATTAGCTTATCGCCGTTTACAGGAAAAACGTGAGGCAGCCAAAGCAAGAGCCGAACAAAACAATGAAAACTCTAGCGAAATAGAGATTCCGTTTGAATTAAGAGATGACTCCATTGCAGTGAGTGATGTCAAAAACCAAATGATAAAATTAATTGATTTCGTACTTTGGGTCGGACTCTTCTTGCTTCTCTACTGGGTATGGTCAGATTTAGTGACGGTTGCTCTTTACTTAGATGGTATTACCTTATGGCAACAAAGTGTAATTACCCAATCTGGCACAATAATGGAGTCCATCACTTTACTTAACTTACTGACAGCAATTATTATTATTGTAGTTTCTGTAGTATTAGTAAGAACGCTAGGCGGGGTTTTAGAAACACTTATCTTCTCGCATATTAAGTTATCTCAAGGTACACCTTATACTATTACAACCTTATTAACCTATGTCATCATTGCATTAGGGGCGATATTTGCCTTTGCAACATTAGGGATGTCTTGGACTAAACTTCAATGGCTATTTACTGCTCTATCCGTTGGTTTAGGTTTTGGTATGCAAGAGATCTTTGCTAACTTTGTATCCGGCATTATTATCTTGTTTGAACGCCCTGTGCGAATTGGTGATACAATCACAATCGGTACTTTTAGCGGTAAAGTCTCTAAAATCCGTATTCGTGCGACAACCTTAGTGGATTTTGACGGTAAAGAAGTGATTGTACCGAACAAAGCTTTCGTAACCGAACGCTTGGTTAACTGGGCCTTAAGCAGTACTGCAACCCGAGTGATTGTGAAAGTCGGTGTCGGTTATGGTTCCGATTTAGAACTCGTAAAACGCTTACTCTTAAAAGTCGCCGAAGACAATCCAAAAGTATTAAAAGATCCGGCACCGCGAGCTTTCTTCTTAAACTTTGGAGCAAGTACACTAGATCACGAACTGAGAGTTTATGTAAATGAACTGGCAGATAGAACCTCAACTGTCGATGCATTAAACAGCGAAATTCATCGTGTCTTTAATGAACACGACATCGAGATCGCATTCAACCAGCTCGATATTTTTATTAAAAATAACGACACACAAGATGAACTAAAAATTGATTCAAAACGTTTTGAATTTAACACAACAGACAACACAAAGCATAAAGAAAAGGAATAA
- a CDS encoding alpha/beta fold hydrolase, giving the protein MTKHPLLHFSYQPVENNPNAQTMVFLHGLFGDLNNLGIIAKAFAEEYAVLRVDLRNHGRSFHADEMDYHIIAEDLKCLFNQLKIQNTVIVGHSMGGKSAMALADIAPELVDKLVIIDIAPVTYTQNRHQQIIAGLTAVRNAKPETRQQAKAIMVEYIPDEGIQQFMLKSFDNASEESFRFNLTALSQNYQHLMDWHEVRVDKPTLFIKGALSDYIQQEYTNTILSQFPQAKSFIVANADHWVHAEKPDAVVRAITKFLEKSRE; this is encoded by the coding sequence ATGACAAAACACCCTCTTTTACACTTTAGTTATCAGCCTGTAGAAAACAATCCGAATGCGCAGACCATGGTGTTTTTACACGGTTTGTTTGGAGATTTGAATAATCTTGGGATTATCGCAAAAGCCTTTGCTGAAGAGTACGCTGTTTTACGTGTGGATCTGCGAAACCATGGGCGATCTTTTCACGCAGACGAAATGGATTACCACATAATTGCCGAAGATCTAAAATGCTTATTCAATCAATTAAAGATTCAAAATACGGTAATTGTAGGCCATTCAATGGGCGGCAAAAGTGCAATGGCATTAGCTGATATAGCCCCTGAATTAGTGGATAAATTGGTGATTATTGATATTGCACCGGTAACTTATACGCAAAATCGTCATCAACAAATTATTGCAGGCTTAACAGCAGTGCGAAATGCCAAGCCGGAAACTCGACAGCAAGCCAAAGCGATTATGGTAGAATATATTCCTGACGAGGGGATCCAACAATTTATGCTTAAATCTTTTGATAATGCAAGCGAGGAGTCATTCCGTTTTAATTTAACAGCACTTAGCCAAAATTATCAGCACTTAATGGATTGGCATGAGGTAAGAGTAGATAAACCAACCCTTTTTATTAAAGGAGCATTATCAGATTATATTCAGCAAGAATATACGAATACTATTTTAAGCCAATTCCCGCAAGCAAAATCTTTTATTGTTGCGAATGCAGATCACTGGGTTCATGCAGAGAAACCAGATGCCGTAGTTCGTGCTATCACCAAATTTTTAGAAAAATCGAGAGAATAA
- the seqA gene encoding replication initiation negative regulator SeqA: MKRIEIDDELYQYIASRTQSIGETASDILRRLLRLPESPQPFVLVQEHMINELKELVKSPSRATKKDESNIEKTVSKLEHILESEHFINENKNVVRFIMLLAALYRSNPETFAKATENVRGNERIYFSQSEEEILSTGSSVKAKQIPDSPFWVITNNNTARKGLILKAVMESMKVPSHLIERIQSLFI, from the coding sequence ATGAAAAGAATCGAAATTGATGATGAATTATATCAGTATATTGCAAGTCGTACACAATCTATTGGTGAAACTGCGTCAGATATCTTACGTCGTTTACTACGCTTGCCAGAATCACCTCAACCGTTTGTTTTAGTACAAGAACATATGATTAACGAGCTTAAAGAGCTGGTAAAAAGCCCCTCTCGTGCCACAAAAAAAGATGAATCTAATATTGAGAAAACCGTTTCTAAACTAGAACATATCCTAGAATCTGAGCATTTTATCAATGAAAATAAAAATGTTGTGCGCTTTATTATGCTATTAGCTGCATTATATCGCTCAAATCCGGAAACTTTCGCCAAAGCAACTGAAAATGTGCGTGGTAACGAGCGAATTTATTTCTCACAAAGTGAAGAAGAGATTTTATCTACCGGCAGCAGCGTAAAAGCAAAACAGATCCCAGATTCCCCTTTTTGGGTCATCACCAATAATAATACTGCACGTAAGGGCCTAATTCTTAAAGCGGTTATGGAGTCCATGAAAGTGCCAAGCCACTTAATTGAACGTATCCAATCACTTTTTATATAA
- the aroC gene encoding chorismate synthase: protein MAGNSIGQLFKVTTFGESHGIALGCIVDGVPPNMELSEADLQPDLDRRKPGTSRYTTPRREDDEVQILSGVFEGKTTGTSIGLIIKNGDQRSQDYGDIAEKFRPGHADYTYQQKYGIRDYRGGGRSSARETAMRVAAGAIAKKYLREQFGIEVRGYLSQIGNVKIDPKTVENIEKIDWNAVNGNPFFCPDPVAVEGFDELIRQLKKEGDSVGAKLTVIAERVPVGLGEPVFDRLDADLAHALMSINAVKAVEIGDGFAVVEQRGSEHRDEMTPEGFLSNHAGGILGGISSGQPIIANIALKPTSSITIPGKSVNKNNEAVEVITRGRHDPCVGIRAVPIAKAMMAIVLLDHLLRFKAQCR, encoded by the coding sequence ATGGCAGGCAACAGCATTGGACAACTCTTTAAAGTAACAACTTTTGGCGAATCACACGGTATTGCATTAGGTTGTATCGTTGATGGTGTTCCCCCTAATATGGAACTAAGCGAAGCGGATTTACAACCTGATTTAGACCGTCGCAAGCCCGGCACATCGCGCTATACCACACCGCGCCGTGAAGATGATGAGGTACAAATTCTCTCTGGCGTATTTGAAGGAAAAACTACCGGTACCAGTATCGGTTTAATTATCAAAAATGGCGACCAACGCTCGCAAGATTACGGTGATATTGCGGAAAAATTCCGCCCGGGACACGCTGATTATACCTATCAACAAAAATACGGTATTCGTGATTATCGAGGTGGTGGTCGCTCATCTGCTCGTGAAACTGCCATGCGTGTTGCCGCCGGTGCAATCGCTAAAAAATATTTACGTGAACAGTTTGGTATTGAAGTACGTGGCTATTTATCGCAAATCGGTAATGTCAAAATTGACCCTAAAACAGTTGAAAATATAGAAAAAATTGATTGGAATGCGGTTAACGGTAATCCGTTTTTCTGCCCTGATCCTGTTGCTGTTGAAGGTTTTGATGAATTAATTCGCCAACTGAAAAAAGAGGGTGACTCAGTTGGTGCCAAATTAACGGTAATTGCCGAAAGAGTACCGGTGGGATTAGGCGAGCCTGTATTCGATCGTTTAGATGCCGATTTAGCTCACGCATTAATGTCTATCAATGCGGTGAAAGCGGTCGAAATCGGTGATGGTTTTGCAGTTGTTGAGCAACGTGGCAGTGAGCATCGTGATGAAATGACACCGGAAGGTTTTCTATCAAACCACGCAGGCGGTATATTAGGCGGTATTAGTTCGGGGCAACCGATTATTGCCAATATTGCCCTAAAACCGACTTCAAGTATCACCATTCCGGGCAAAAGTGTAAATAAAAACAATGAGGCAGTTGAAGTGATTACCCGTGGCAGACACGATCCTTGCGTGGGCATTCGTGCTGTGCCGATTGCAAAAGCCATGATGGCAATCGTATTGTTAGATCATTTATTACGCTTTAAGGCACAATGCCGTTAA